The Streptomyces sp. Je 1-332 genome has a window encoding:
- a CDS encoding class I SAM-dependent methyltransferase has protein sequence MTLLRDHDLARAFDHAARTYDSLTALNPGYRTDLLRSARRLQLPRAGAGLRILDLGCGTGTSTRALLRAAPHARITAVDASAGMLRRALAKPWPGHVRFRHLTAEEAVLRQEQEEPYDAVFAAYLFRNVTDPDGLLAAVRALLRPGGRLAVHEYSLSGSAAHRALWTAVCQGVIVPAGTLSGDRALYRHLWRSVLDFDTAPAFTARLTDAGFTGVRVAPVAGWQTGIVHTFLARNAAEGAKGTDSAEGTAVGGAA, from the coding sequence ATGACACTGCTGCGCGACCACGACCTGGCACGCGCCTTCGACCACGCGGCGCGCACCTACGACAGCCTCACGGCACTCAACCCCGGCTACCGCACGGACCTCCTGCGCTCCGCACGCCGCCTTCAACTGCCGCGCGCCGGCGCCGGGCTCCGCATCCTCGACCTCGGCTGCGGCACCGGAACCTCCACCCGGGCCCTCTTGCGCGCCGCGCCCCACGCCCGCATCACGGCAGTCGACGCCTCCGCGGGAATGCTGCGCCGCGCGCTGGCCAAACCGTGGCCGGGCCACGTCCGCTTCCGGCACCTGACCGCGGAGGAGGCGGTCCTCAGGCAGGAGCAAGAGGAGCCGTACGACGCGGTGTTCGCCGCCTACCTGTTCCGCAACGTCACCGACCCGGACGGCCTGCTCGCGGCCGTCCGGGCCCTGCTGCGACCGGGCGGACGGCTCGCCGTCCACGAGTACAGCCTCAGCGGATCGGCCGCGCATCGTGCGCTGTGGACGGCTGTCTGCCAGGGGGTGATCGTGCCCGCGGGCACACTCAGCGGGGACCGCGCCCTCTACCGTCACCTGTGGCGAAGCGTCCTCGACTTCGACACCGCACCCGCCTTCACCGCGCGTCTCACGGATGCGGGGTTCACCGGCGTGCGCGTGGCTCCCGTAGCCGGATGGCAGACCGGGATCGTGCACACCTTCCTCGCCCGCAACGCCGCAGAGGGCGCCAAGGGCACAGACAGCGCAGAGGGCACGGCAGTTGGGGGAGCCGCGTGA
- a CDS encoding lycopene cyclase family protein, whose amino-acid sequence MVGGGASGLSLAHQLAVAGRLDFTLVEAPDGPRRPPERTWCYWDQGTGGFQDTGEGQDTGDDQGAGDLQAAVAASWSRLRIHAADGRPVTVDPSPLRYRMLRSAEFERLVYSRLARSSGAHVLRATADTVRDTADGAEVRCTTPEGRALTLRARHVFDSRPRPLLPPARTELMQHFRGWFVRTDTDRFDPTVADLMDFRVPQPQHGLAFGYVLPLSPNRALVEYTEFSRTPLTTEAYDAALTRYSRDVLELGAHTVESAEQGVIPMTDGHFARRAGRSVFRIGAAGGATRPATGYTFAAVQRQSRAIAAALHDGHARVPPPHGRRALAMDAVLLRALDTGRVDGPDFFTRLFRRVPTERLLRFLDGDTTVREEWTIGLRTPIGPMLRTAVEVPFLPHRARPAPRTGESHR is encoded by the coding sequence ATCGTCGGCGGCGGCGCGTCCGGCCTCAGCCTCGCCCACCAGCTGGCAGTGGCCGGCCGCCTCGACTTCACCCTGGTGGAGGCGCCGGACGGCCCGCGGAGACCGCCCGAGCGGACCTGGTGCTACTGGGACCAGGGCACCGGCGGCTTCCAGGACACGGGCGAAGGTCAGGACACGGGCGACGACCAGGGCGCCGGTGACCTCCAAGCAGCGGTCGCCGCCTCCTGGTCCCGGCTGCGCATCCACGCAGCCGACGGCCGCCCGGTCACCGTCGACCCGTCTCCGCTGCGTTACCGCATGCTCCGGTCCGCCGAGTTCGAACGGCTGGTGTACTCCAGGCTGGCACGCTCCTCAGGCGCACACGTCCTGCGCGCGACGGCCGACACGGTGCGCGACACGGCTGACGGCGCGGAGGTCCGCTGCACCACACCGGAAGGCCGTGCGCTGACCCTGCGCGCCCGCCACGTGTTCGACTCGCGTCCACGCCCGCTCCTTCCGCCAGCCCGGACCGAACTGATGCAGCACTTCCGCGGCTGGTTCGTGCGGACGGACACGGACCGGTTCGATCCGACGGTCGCCGATCTGATGGACTTCAGGGTGCCGCAGCCGCAGCACGGGCTCGCCTTCGGCTACGTACTGCCGCTGTCTCCGAACCGAGCCCTCGTCGAGTACACCGAGTTCTCCCGTACGCCACTGACCACCGAGGCCTACGACGCGGCACTGACCCGCTACAGCCGCGACGTGCTCGAACTCGGCGCCCACACCGTGGAATCGGCGGAGCAGGGCGTCATCCCCATGACGGACGGGCACTTCGCTCGCCGGGCCGGGAGATCCGTCTTCCGTATCGGTGCCGCGGGCGGCGCCACGCGCCCTGCGACCGGTTACACCTTCGCCGCCGTACAGCGGCAGAGCCGGGCCATCGCCGCCGCCCTGCACGATGGCCACGCGCGCGTGCCGCCACCGCACGGGCGCAGGGCACTCGCCATGGACGCCGTGCTGCTGCGGGCCCTGGACACCGGGCGGGTCGACGGCCCCGACTTCTTCACCCGCCTGTTCCGCCGCGTCCCGACCGAACGCCTGCTGAGATTCCTCGACGGCGACACCACTGTGCGGGAGGAGTGGACCATCGGCCTGCGCACCCCGATCGGCCCCATGCTCCGCACCGCTGTCGAAGTCCCCTTCCTTCCCCACCGCGCCCGCCCCGCCCCACGAACCGGAGAGAGCCACCGATGA
- a CDS encoding NAD(P)/FAD-dependent oxidoreductase, with the protein MTSQPRGIVDTVVVGAGLAGLACALDLQHAGRRVALLEASDGVGGRMRTDRRDGFLLDRGFQVFNTSYPQVKRRLDLRSLQLRPFTPGLIAHTSTGPVRLADPTRQPKDARALLPGRVLPARDLAALGALTARDALLPVGFLKRRRDRSTATALAHAGVTAGTVDEILRPFLSGVFLEDRLETSARFFHLVWRSMVRGTLCLPADGIGAVPAQLAKGLDDGVLSLETPVAAVTDAGVLLTDGRELPARSVVVATDAASAAGLLPGLAVPDGRTVTTYYHAAPRTPLPEPTLLVDSTGAVLNTCVLTEAAPTYAPPGTALISSSVLGAHTPGVEAAVLRRLAELYGTDTSGWRQVAVYTVEGALPVMEPPWPLSRTTRFAPGRYVCGDHRATGSVQGALSSGTRAAREVLSDLARD; encoded by the coding sequence ATGACCAGTCAGCCCCGTGGGATCGTGGACACCGTCGTCGTCGGAGCAGGCCTCGCCGGCCTCGCGTGCGCCCTGGACCTGCAGCACGCCGGACGGCGTGTGGCGTTGCTGGAGGCGTCGGACGGCGTGGGCGGCCGGATGCGCACCGACCGCCGGGACGGGTTTCTCCTCGACCGCGGGTTCCAGGTGTTCAACACCTCCTACCCCCAGGTGAAACGGCGTCTGGACCTGCGAAGTCTCCAGTTGAGGCCGTTCACCCCGGGTCTCATCGCCCACACCTCGACGGGCCCCGTACGTCTCGCCGATCCGACCCGGCAGCCGAAGGACGCGCGGGCACTGCTGCCCGGGCGGGTGCTTCCGGCCCGTGACCTGGCGGCCCTGGGCGCGCTGACCGCGCGCGACGCCCTGCTGCCCGTCGGGTTCCTCAAGCGGCGCCGGGACCGCTCCACGGCCACCGCTCTGGCCCACGCCGGGGTGACGGCCGGCACCGTCGACGAAATCCTGCGGCCGTTCCTGTCCGGCGTGTTCCTGGAGGACCGCCTCGAGACCTCCGCCCGCTTCTTCCATCTGGTCTGGCGGAGCATGGTCAGAGGAACGCTCTGCCTGCCGGCCGACGGGATCGGCGCCGTGCCCGCTCAGTTGGCCAAGGGGCTTGACGACGGCGTCCTTTCGCTGGAGACCCCCGTCGCCGCGGTCACCGATGCGGGGGTGCTTCTGACCGACGGCCGTGAACTCCCGGCCCGGTCCGTCGTCGTGGCCACGGACGCGGCATCGGCGGCCGGCCTGCTGCCCGGGCTTGCCGTACCGGACGGCCGCACGGTGACCACGTACTACCACGCGGCTCCCCGCACGCCACTGCCGGAGCCGACCCTGCTGGTCGACAGCACTGGTGCGGTACTCAACACGTGTGTGCTGACCGAGGCCGCACCCACATACGCACCTCCTGGCACCGCGCTGATCTCCAGCTCCGTGCTCGGCGCGCACACGCCGGGAGTTGAGGCAGCCGTGCTGCGGCGCCTGGCCGAGTTGTACGGGACTGACACGAGCGGTTGGCGGCAGGTCGCCGTTTACACCGTCGAAGGAGCCCTGCCCGTGATGGAACCCCCGTGGCCGCTGAGCCGCACCACGCGTTTCGCGCCGGGCCGGTATGTCTGTGGGGACCACCGGGCGACCGGGTCCGTACAGGGCGCCCTGTCATCGGGTACGCGGGCCGCCAGGGAGGTGCTGAGTGACCTGGCGCGTGACTGA